One Nocardioides aromaticivorans genomic window carries:
- a CDS encoding ATP-dependent DNA helicase → MTSPSARPAVDSSPVRDLLATAVTALGGQERAGQVAMAEAVAQAFADREHLLVQAGTGTGKSLGYLVPALLHDKRVVIATATLALQHQLVERDLPRLVKAVGTTPGLDASYAVLKGRSNYACLHRIREGAPDDQGELIQIPEGSMGAKVLELRTWAEAAAEAGGSGERDDAPRHTEKEWRQVSVSARECLSASKCQFGQECFAERAKEKAHKSHLIVTNHSLLAIDAIEGIPMIPDYDAVVIDEAHELAARVTQAATDELWAAEVERAARRSVRHVEGNEADDLADAADALRAAVSEAPAGRFERLPEDLADALALVRDAARACISAFPKAEAGSEPDAAMTQAKGMVQEVFATAERMAANSEHDVLWRTEGSDRMPPTLAIAPLQVWGQMRDKLLADNTVVMTSATLMLGGDFNAVGRSVGLKPMPDEEQPWRGIDVGSPFDYARQGILYVARHLPPPGRDGLGPAQLDEITQLVDAAEGRTLGLFSSRRAAEAAAEHVRKALPHLTTLAQGEAQLPELARQFVEDPHTCLFGTLGLWQGLDVPGDTCQLVIIDRIPFPRPDDPLMSARQKAADQAGGNGFMQVAATHAALLLAQGAGRLIRTTSDRGVVAVLDPRLATARYGSFLKASLPPMWPTTDPQVVRQALARLSQSPSR, encoded by the coding sequence GTGACCTCCCCATCGGCCAGGCCGGCTGTCGACTCCTCGCCCGTCCGCGACCTGCTCGCGACGGCCGTGACGGCGCTCGGCGGCCAGGAGCGGGCGGGCCAGGTCGCGATGGCGGAGGCGGTCGCCCAGGCCTTCGCCGACCGGGAGCACCTCCTCGTCCAGGCCGGCACCGGCACCGGCAAGTCGCTGGGCTACCTCGTGCCGGCCCTGCTGCACGACAAGCGCGTCGTGATCGCCACGGCGACCCTGGCCCTGCAGCACCAGCTGGTCGAGCGCGACCTGCCCCGGCTGGTCAAGGCCGTCGGCACGACCCCCGGCCTCGACGCGTCGTACGCCGTGCTCAAGGGGCGGTCCAACTACGCCTGCCTGCACCGGATCCGCGAGGGCGCCCCCGACGACCAGGGCGAGCTGATCCAGATCCCCGAGGGCTCGATGGGCGCGAAGGTCCTCGAGCTGCGCACGTGGGCCGAGGCAGCGGCCGAGGCCGGCGGCAGCGGCGAGCGCGACGACGCTCCGCGGCACACCGAGAAGGAGTGGCGCCAGGTCAGCGTCTCGGCGCGCGAGTGCCTGAGTGCGAGCAAGTGCCAGTTCGGCCAGGAGTGCTTCGCCGAGCGGGCGAAGGAGAAGGCGCACAAGTCGCACCTGATCGTCACCAACCACTCGCTGCTCGCGATCGACGCGATCGAGGGCATCCCGATGATCCCCGACTACGACGCCGTCGTGATCGACGAGGCCCACGAGCTCGCCGCGCGGGTGACCCAGGCGGCGACCGACGAGCTGTGGGCCGCGGAGGTGGAGCGGGCCGCGCGGCGCAGCGTGCGCCATGTCGAGGGCAACGAGGCCGACGACCTGGCCGACGCCGCCGACGCCCTGCGGGCCGCCGTCAGCGAGGCCCCGGCCGGTCGCTTCGAGCGGCTCCCCGAGGACCTCGCCGACGCGCTCGCGCTGGTCCGCGACGCGGCCCGTGCGTGCATCTCGGCGTTCCCGAAGGCCGAGGCGGGCAGCGAGCCCGACGCGGCGATGACCCAGGCGAAGGGGATGGTGCAGGAGGTCTTCGCGACCGCGGAGCGGATGGCGGCCAACTCCGAGCACGACGTCCTGTGGCGCACCGAGGGCAGCGACCGGATGCCGCCGACGCTGGCGATCGCGCCGCTGCAGGTCTGGGGGCAGATGCGCGACAAGCTGCTCGCCGACAACACCGTCGTGATGACCTCGGCGACGCTGATGCTCGGCGGCGACTTCAACGCCGTCGGCCGCTCGGTCGGGCTCAAGCCCATGCCCGACGAGGAGCAGCCGTGGCGCGGCATCGACGTCGGCAGCCCGTTCGACTACGCCAGGCAGGGCATCCTCTACGTCGCCCGCCACCTCCCGCCGCCCGGCCGCGACGGACTGGGCCCGGCCCAGCTCGACGAGATCACCCAGCTGGTCGACGCCGCGGAGGGGCGCACGCTCGGGCTGTTCTCCAGCCGGCGTGCGGCCGAGGCCGCCGCCGAGCACGTCCGCAAGGCGCTGCCGCACCTGACCACGCTCGCGCAGGGCGAGGCTCAGCTGCCCGAGCTCGCCCGGCAGTTCGTCGAGGACCCGCACACCTGCCTGTTCGGCACCCTCGGCCTCTGGCAGGGCCTCGACGTCCCCGGCGACACCTGCCAGCTGGTGATCATCGACCGGATCCCGTTCCCGCGACCCGACGACCCGCTGATGAGCGCGCGTCAGAAGGCCGCCGACCAGGCGGGCGGCAACGGCTTCATGCAGGTCGCCGCCACCCACGCCGCGTTGCTGCTGGCGCAGGGTGCCGGCCGCCTGATCCGGACGACGAGCGACCGCGGCGTCGTCGCCGTCCTCGACCCGCGGCTCGCGACCGCCCGCTACGGCTCGTTCCTCAAGGCGAGCCTGCCGCCGATGTGGCCGACGACGGACCCGCAGGTGGTGCGCCAGGCGCTGGCCAGGCTCAGCCAGTCACCTTCACGCTGA